From Onychostoma macrolepis isolate SWU-2019 chromosome 19, ASM1243209v1, whole genome shotgun sequence, a single genomic window includes:
- the rbm24a gene encoding RNA-binding protein 24, whose product MHTTQKDTTYTKIFVGGLPYHTTDSSLRKYFEVFGEIEEAVVITDRQTGKSRGYGFVTMADRSAADRACKDPNPIIDGRKANVNLAYLGAKPRVMQPGFTFGVPQIHPAYIQRPYGIPTHYVYPQAFMQPSVVIPHIQPAAASATASSPYIDYTGAAYAQYASAATAAAAAAYEQYPYAASPAATGYVATAGYGYAMQQPLATAAPGSAAAAAAFGQYQPQQLQAERMQ is encoded by the exons ATGCATACCACCCAAAAGGACACCACTTATACCAAGATATTTGTCGGTGGTCTTCCGTATCATACGACGGATTCCAGTCTAAGGAAatattttgaagtgtttggCGAAATAGAAGAAGCTGTGGTGATTACCGACAGACAGACTGGGAAGTCCAGGGGTTATGGATTT GTGACTATGGCAGACCGCTCTGCTGCAGACAGAGCTTGTAAGGACCCCAACCCCATCATCGACGGCAGGAAAGCCAACGTTAACCTGGCTTATCTCGGAGCCAAGCCACGGGTGATGCAGCCAG GTTTTACCTTCGGTGTCCCTCAGATTCACCCTGCTTACATCCAAAGACCATATGG GATCCCCACTCACTATGTGTACCCGCAGGCCTTCATGCAGCCCAGTGTGGTCATCCCTCACATCCAGCCAGCGGCGGCCTCCGCCACCGCGTCCTCACCTTACATCGACTACACAGGTGCAGCCTACGCACAGTACGCCAGCGCTGCAACCGCTGCGGCCGCCGCAGCCTACGAGCAGTACCCGTACGCTGCCTCTCCTGCCGCAACCGGCTACGTAGCTACCGCCGGCTACGGTTACGCCATGCAGCAGCCACTGGCCACCGCCGCACCGGGGTCTGCAGCCGCGGCTGCGGCCTTCGGGCAATACCAGCCCCAGCAGCTGCAAGCCGAACGGATGCAATAG